A window from Bacillota bacterium encodes these proteins:
- a CDS encoding Ig-like domain-containing protein, whose amino-acid sequence MVLLMRQKPKHRNRYLLLRQSLMTAVMVACCFICTGTAALAAGWRTETVDSGGVVGEYTGIAVDSSAYAHISYYDGTNTDLKHAYQDSSGWHTEFAQASAANDIGQWTSIDLDGSDYPYISHYGASGNNLKYTYQNVSGWNNEGPDSTGDVGKYTSTKVDASNYPHVSYYDATNIYLKYAYKDAGGWHIETADTGAGTWTSLALDSSGYPHISYKYSGTSDLRYAYKDAGGWHIESVDTAGNTGGHTAIVLDGSNYPHISYRDITNAKLKYAYKDGSGWHIEDVTVAGNDAWYTSIALDSSGYPHISYYDYVNFDLGYAYKDGSGWHISTVDGTGDVGAYTAIALVSDIPRISYYDGTNGDLKYAWWDPDTVAPTVQSTDPVDSATDVIVGKTITVTFSENIQAGSAYASVNIKDQTGADVAFAKSIAGDVLTIDPTSNLSYSVSYTVYVPANSIKDMGDNGLAADCTFSFTTEADTTPPAVQSTDPANGAAGVVVGKTITVTFSENIQAGDNYAQITLKDNNNNNAAFTKSIADAVLTIDPTGDLNSNLTYTASIPAGAIKDLLNNATTSEYSFSFTTENTGSTATVDSTGNVGQYTSIKVDGSNNPRISYYDVTNADLKYAYKDGSGWHTETIDSTGTVGLHTSLAIDASGYPRISYSDNTNYDLKYAYKDAAGWHTETADSGGSVGQYSSIALDGSGYPHISYHDWIFNYDLKYAYKDAGGWHAETVDGAGSTGTYTSIALSVLNYPYISYYDYTNYDLKLAYKDAGGWHTETVDGATYMVGSYTSIALNGSGYPCISYYDDSNDDLMYAYKDAGGWHTETVDSTGSVGSYTSLALDTSGYPHISYYDGSPLDLKYAYKDGSGWHLQTLDSNGTVGQYTSIDIDSSNYAHISYYDTTNGDLKYIWTGDTSAPTVSSTGPASGATGVLVGQTITVNFSENVQTGDNYASINLKDESGNDVAFVKSINGAALTIDPTSNLDYSVTYTVYVPAGCVEDMVGSALAADNNFSFTTEADTYGPTVSSTNPGNGTGCVPTGQTITVTFGENVQAGSSYASINLKDQYGNNTAFGKSINGQVLSIDPTSNLKYSVTYTVYVPADSIDDLLGNGTDSDYTFNFTTGTGTGDMTIVDGTGSVGQYASIALDGSGYPHISYYDSFVNYDLKYAYKDAGGWHTETLDSAGSVGTYTSLALDASNYPHISYYDGTNYDLKYAYKDAGGWHTETVDSAGSVGQYTSIALDNSNYPYISYYDATNYDLKYAYKDAGGWHVETAEGANSVGMFTSISLDASNYPHISYYDNVPNYDLRYTYKDAGGWHAETVDNSATYPGQYTSIKLNASGYPHIGHYDGSSADLKYAYKDAGGWHLETVDSAGSVGSYTSLDLDASDYPHISYFDGGNWDLKYAFKDGSGWHTYTVDCTGMVGQFTSLVLDTNDVAHISYYTVTNADLKYVSWSPGSSPAVDSTDPAGGTVDVVVEKTVTVTFDADIQAGDNYAQIDVKHQNGTSIPFTKSIAGAVLTIDPTGNLANSVSYTVYVPENAVKDLNNNGLADDYTFSFTTEADAGAPTVQSTDPANGATSVAIDKTITVTFNEDIQAGDNYGLVNLKDQGGVDVAFTKSIAGAVLTIDPDSDLSNSVTYTVYVPAGSVKDLTNNALAADYTFSFTTISGSTTISIIAPDGVSGWSLDPSAGQPETESGTLSVTVDPAGTPWEVTAADSDTVNTNGRMTAWNGSYDTDSKLQNAMKIAGDYEVTLPSGGKIADGAGGGSVPVTFKQTVGWVDQPLSGGYSYKIVVTFTASVTV is encoded by the coding sequence ATGGTACTCTTGATGCGGCAAAAACCGAAGCATAGAAACCGCTATTTGTTATTGCGGCAAAGTCTGATGACAGCCGTAATGGTTGCTTGCTGCTTTATCTGCACCGGCACCGCCGCCCTGGCCGCGGGCTGGAGGACCGAGACGGTGGACAGCGGCGGGGTTGTCGGAGAATACACGGGCATAGCCGTAGATTCGTCCGCGTACGCGCACATCAGCTATTACGACGGCACCAACACCGACCTGAAGCACGCCTACCAGGACAGCAGCGGCTGGCACACCGAGTTCGCGCAGGCATCGGCCGCAAACGATATCGGACAATGGACGTCGATAGACCTGGATGGGTCCGATTACCCATACATAAGCCACTACGGCGCGAGCGGCAACAACCTGAAATATACCTACCAGAACGTTTCGGGCTGGAACAACGAGGGACCGGATTCGACGGGCGACGTGGGCAAGTACACCTCCACAAAAGTGGATGCGTCGAATTACCCACACGTCAGTTATTACGACGCTACCAACATCTACCTGAAGTACGCTTATAAGGATGCCGGCGGCTGGCACATAGAGACGGCGGACACCGGTGCGGGGACATGGACTTCCCTGGCGCTCGACTCGTCAGGCTACCCGCACATCAGCTACAAATATTCCGGGACCAGTGATCTGAGGTACGCCTATAAAGACGCCGGCGGTTGGCACATCGAGAGCGTGGATACCGCGGGCAACACCGGGGGCCACACCGCTATCGTCCTGGACGGCTCGAACTACCCGCACATCAGCTATCGCGACATCACCAACGCCAAATTGAAATACGCCTACAAGGACGGTTCGGGCTGGCATATCGAAGACGTGACCGTGGCCGGCAACGATGCATGGTATACCTCGATTGCGCTTGATTCGTCGGGTTATCCGCATATCAGTTACTATGACTACGTAAACTTTGACCTCGGTTACGCTTATAAGGACGGCTCGGGCTGGCACATCAGTACCGTGGACGGCACAGGGGACGTCGGGGCGTACACCGCGATAGCGCTGGTGTCCGATATCCCCCGGATAAGCTACTACGACGGTACCAACGGCGACCTGAAGTACGCCTGGTGGGACCCCGATACCGTCGCGCCTACGGTACAGAGCACCGACCCGGTTGATAGCGCTACCGATGTGATCGTCGGGAAAACAATTACCGTAACCTTCTCTGAGAATATCCAGGCCGGCTCGGCTTACGCGAGCGTAAACATAAAGGACCAGACCGGTGCGGATGTGGCGTTTGCCAAGAGCATCGCCGGCGATGTCCTCACCATCGACCCGACGAGCAATTTGAGTTATAGCGTGAGTTATACCGTGTATGTGCCCGCGAATTCAATAAAGGACATGGGGGACAACGGCCTGGCGGCCGACTGCACGTTCAGTTTTACGACCGAAGCCGACACAACGCCGCCGGCGGTGCAGAGTACGGACCCGGCCAACGGCGCTGCCGGCGTGGTCGTGGGCAAAACGATCACGGTCACATTCAGTGAAAACATCCAGGCGGGCGACAATTACGCTCAAATCACATTGAAGGATAATAACAACAATAATGCCGCTTTCACCAAGAGCATCGCCGACGCGGTGTTGACCATCGATCCGACCGGCGACCTCAACAGCAATTTAACCTACACCGCATCGATTCCCGCGGGTGCCATCAAAGACTTACTCAACAACGCGACTACAAGCGAATACAGCTTTAGCTTTACCACCGAGAATACGGGTTCCACCGCGACGGTGGACAGCACGGGCAACGTCGGGCAGTACACATCCATCAAGGTGGACGGGTCAAACAATCCTCGTATCAGTTACTACGACGTCACCAACGCCGACCTGAAGTACGCTTACAAGGACGGCAGCGGCTGGCACACCGAGACTATAGATAGTACAGGCACTGTGGGTTTGCATACCTCACTTGCCATTGACGCTTCCGGTTACCCCAGGATCAGTTATTCCGACAATACGAACTATGACCTGAAGTACGCTTACAAAGACGCCGCCGGCTGGCACACGGAAACCGCCGATAGTGGCGGCAGTGTGGGGCAATACTCTTCTATTGCTCTTGACGGTTCCGGCTACCCGCATATCAGCTATCATGACTGGATTTTCAACTACGACCTCAAGTACGCTTACAAAGACGCCGGCGGCTGGCATGCCGAAACGGTGGATGGTGCAGGGAGTACAGGTACATATACCTCCATCGCGCTTAGTGTTTTGAATTACCCTTATATAAGCTACTACGATTACACCAACTATGACCTGAAGCTGGCTTACAAGGACGCCGGCGGGTGGCATACCGAGACCGTGGACGGCGCGACCTACATGGTGGGTTCTTATACCTCCATAGCGCTTAATGGTTCCGGTTATCCGTGCATCAGCTACTATGACGATTCCAACGACGATCTGATGTACGCCTATAAGGACGCCGGCGGCTGGCATACAGAGACCGTTGACAGCACGGGCAGCGTGGGATCGTATACATCATTGGCCCTCGATACTTCCGGTTACCCGCATATCAGCTATTATGACGGCAGCCCACTCGATTTGAAATACGCTTATAAGGACGGCTCCGGGTGGCATCTTCAAACCCTGGACAGTAACGGCACCGTAGGGCAATATACGTCGATAGACATCGACTCATCCAATTACGCGCACATCAGCTATTACGACACGACCAACGGTGACCTAAAGTATATCTGGACGGGCGACACCAGTGCGCCGACGGTGAGCAGCACGGGCCCGGCATCCGGCGCGACCGGCGTACTCGTCGGTCAGACAATTACCGTCAATTTCAGCGAAAACGTGCAGACCGGGGACAATTACGCAAGCATCAACCTGAAGGATGAATCCGGCAATGACGTGGCCTTTGTCAAAAGCATCAACGGTGCGGCGCTTACGATCGACCCGACCAGCAACCTTGATTACAGCGTAACCTACACGGTCTACGTCCCGGCCGGCTGCGTCGAAGACATGGTAGGCAGCGCCCTGGCCGCCGACAACAACTTCAGTTTCACCACGGAGGCGGACACTTACGGGCCCACGGTGAGCAGCACCAATCCCGGTAACGGTACGGGTTGCGTGCCGACAGGCCAAACCATTACCGTTACCTTCGGTGAAAACGTCCAGGCGGGAAGCAGCTATGCGAGCATCAACCTGAAAGACCAGTACGGCAATAACACGGCTTTTGGCAAGAGCATCAACGGCCAGGTGTTGTCCATCGACCCTACCAGCAACCTTAAGTATTCGGTGACCTACACGGTCTATGTTCCCGCGGACTCGATCGACGACCTGCTGGGGAACGGGACGGACAGCGACTATACCTTCAATTTCACCACCGGAACCGGCACCGGTGACATGACGATCGTTGACGGCACGGGCTCGGTGGGGCAATATGCGTCGATAGCACTTGACGGTTCCGGCTACCCGCACATCAGTTACTACGACAGCTTCGTGAACTACGACCTTAAGTATGCCTATAAGGACGCCGGCGGCTGGCACACCGAGACGTTGGACAGCGCTGGGAGCGTGGGTACGTATACTTCTTTGGCTCTCGACGCATCCAATTATCCGCACATCAGTTATTACGACGGCACGAACTACGACCTCAAGTACGCCTATAAGGACGCCGGCGGCTGGCACACCGAAACCGTGGACAGCGCGGGGAGCGTGGGACAGTATACGTCGATCGCCCTTGATAATTCAAATTACCCGTATATTAGCTATTACGACGCTACTAACTATGATCTCAAGTATGCGTATAAGGACGCCGGCGGCTGGCATGTAGAGACCGCGGAGGGCGCCAACAGCGTGGGAATGTTTACGTCCATATCCCTTGATGCGTCGAACTACCCGCACATAAGCTACTACGACAACGTACCCAACTACGATCTGAGGTACACGTACAAGGACGCCGGCGGCTGGCACGCCGAAACCGTGGACAACAGCGCTACCTATCCCGGCCAGTACACGTCGATAAAGCTGAACGCGTCCGGTTACCCCCACATCGGCCATTACGACGGTTCCAGCGCCGACCTCAAGTACGCCTATAAAGACGCCGGCGGCTGGCACTTGGAAACCGTCGACAGCGCGGGGAGCGTCGGATCTTATACATCATTGGATCTCGACGCGTCGGACTACCCGCACATCAGTTATTTTGACGGCGGTAACTGGGACCTGAAATACGCCTTTAAGGACGGCAGCGGGTGGCATACATACACGGTTGATTGCACGGGGATGGTCGGACAGTTCACGTCGCTGGTCCTCGACACGAACGACGTGGCGCATATAAGCTACTACACGGTAACAAACGCCGACCTAAAGTACGTTAGTTGGTCGCCGGGAAGCAGCCCGGCGGTAGACAGCACCGACCCGGCGGGCGGGACCGTTGACGTGGTGGTCGAAAAAACCGTTACCGTTACCTTTGACGCGGACATTCAGGCCGGCGACAACTACGCCCAGATAGACGTGAAGCACCAGAACGGCACAAGCATTCCCTTTACAAAGAGTATCGCGGGCGCGGTGCTGACGATCGACCCGACCGGCAACCTGGCCAACAGCGTCAGCTACACGGTGTACGTCCCGGAAAACGCGGTGAAAGACCTAAACAACAACGGACTGGCCGACGATTACACCTTCAGCTTCACCACCGAGGCGGACGCCGGCGCGCCGACGGTGCAGAGCACCGACCCGGCAAACGGCGCCACCAGCGTGGCGATAGACAAGACCATAACCGTCACCTTCAACGAGGACATCCAGGCGGGTGACAACTACGGACTTGTCAACCTGAAGGACCAGGGGGGCGTCGATGTGGCGTTTACCAAGAGCATCGCCGGCGCGGTGTTGACCATCGACCCGGACAGCGACCTCAGCAACAGCGTTACGTATACCGTTTACGTTCCAGCGGGCTCGGTGAAAGACCTTACAAACAACGCCCTTGCTGCCGACTACACCTTCAGTTTTACCACCATAAGCGGGTCGACCACCATCAGCATCATCGCGCCGGACGGCGTCAGCGGTTGGAGTCTGGACCCGTCCGCCGGCCAGCCCGAGACAGAGTCCGGCACCCTTTCCGTTACCGTTGATCCTGCCGGCACACCCTGGGAGGTCACGGCGGCCGACAGCGACACCGTCAATACCAACGGGAGGATGACCGCCTGGAACGGTTCCTACGACACCGACAGCAAACTGCAGAACGCGATGAAGATTGCGGGAGATTACGAGGTGACTTTGCCCAGCGGCGGTAAGATCGCCGACGGCGCCGGGGGAGGGTCCGTCCCGGTGACCTTCAAACAGACGGTGGGCTGGGTGGACCAGCCGCTATCGGGGGGCTACTCCTATAAGATTGTTGTCACCTTTACCGCATCGGTCACGGTGTAG